A window of the Deinococcus gobiensis I-0 genome harbors these coding sequences:
- a CDS encoding ATP-binding protein gives MTGPRSAEYLRGLVRELCKLPRETEWVEFKHNKAEPEDIGEYISALANAAALNGKAHGYMVWGVQDGTHDIVGTSFDPAEAKKGNQELESWLLQLLNPRLHFRFYPVVMEQGEAVVVLEIAPAFRHPVQFQGREYIRVGSYKKPLNGFPDRERALWRALERTPFEDGVAAERVSSDDVLRMLDYPAYFRLLGANLPPGRDGILAALAEDDLIKPCEAGGWNITNLGGMLFATHLPDFPTLSRKALRVIKYQGTGKMFTERELSEPRGYAASFEETLRLLNSLLPANEVMGQALRRDVPMFPELAVREVVANALIHQDFLITGSGPTVEIFDNRIEVTNPGEPLVDTRRFVDTPPKSRNETLASLMRRFNICEERGSGIDKVVFQVEFFQLPAPLFEVPPGFMRTVLFAHRPLAQMTKADRVRACYLHACLKYVSREPMTNATLRERLGISDKNAAAASRILGEAVDAQAIVIEDKEVGARVRRYLPYWASPQPPEEVVV, from the coding sequence GTGACCGGCCCTCGCTCGGCCGAGTACCTGCGCGGCCTGGTGCGCGAACTGTGCAAGCTGCCTCGTGAGACCGAGTGGGTGGAGTTCAAGCACAACAAGGCCGAGCCGGAGGACATCGGGGAGTACATCTCGGCCCTGGCGAACGCGGCCGCCCTGAACGGCAAGGCGCACGGGTACATGGTCTGGGGCGTTCAGGACGGCACGCACGACATTGTGGGCACGAGCTTCGACCCGGCGGAAGCCAAGAAGGGCAACCAGGAGCTCGAATCGTGGTTGCTGCAACTTCTGAATCCCAGACTGCACTTTCGCTTCTATCCCGTGGTCATGGAGCAGGGCGAGGCCGTGGTGGTGCTGGAGATCGCGCCGGCCTTCCGCCATCCCGTGCAGTTTCAGGGAAGGGAGTACATCCGCGTGGGATCGTACAAGAAGCCGCTCAACGGGTTCCCTGACCGCGAGCGGGCCTTGTGGCGTGCTCTGGAGCGCACACCCTTCGAGGATGGAGTAGCCGCCGAGCGCGTGAGCAGCGACGACGTGTTGCGGATGCTGGATTACCCCGCGTACTTCCGTCTCCTGGGGGCGAATCTTCCGCCAGGCCGGGACGGCATTCTGGCGGCGCTGGCCGAAGATGACCTGATCAAGCCCTGCGAGGCGGGCGGGTGGAACATCACGAACCTGGGGGGCATGCTGTTTGCCACGCACCTGCCGGATTTCCCGACGCTGAGCCGCAAGGCGCTCCGGGTCATCAAGTACCAGGGCACCGGAAAGATGTTCACCGAACGCGAACTCAGTGAGCCCAGGGGCTACGCGGCGAGCTTCGAGGAAACGCTGCGGTTGCTCAACAGTCTGCTTCCGGCGAACGAGGTCATGGGTCAGGCCCTTCGTCGAGACGTACCGATGTTCCCCGAACTGGCAGTGCGTGAGGTGGTCGCCAACGCCTTGATCCATCAAGACTTCCTGATCACGGGAAGCGGCCCGACGGTCGAAATCTTCGACAACCGCATCGAGGTGACCAATCCGGGCGAGCCGCTGGTCGACACGCGGCGCTTCGTGGATACGCCCCCCAAGTCCAGGAACGAGACGCTGGCGTCCCTGATGCGCCGCTTCAACATCTGCGAGGAGCGCGGCAGCGGCATCGACAAGGTGGTGTTCCAGGTCGAATTTTTCCAGCTTCCTGCCCCTTTGTTCGAAGTGCCCCCAGGGTTCATGCGGACCGTGCTGTTCGCGCACCGGCCCCTGGCGCAGATGACCAAGGCCGACCGTGTGCGGGCTTGTTACCTGCACGCCTGCCTGAAGTACGTCTCCAGAGAGCCGATGACGAACGCCACCCTTCGGGAGCGTCTGGGCATCTCCGACAAGAACGCGGCGGCAGCCTCCCGCATTCTGGGAGAGGCCGTAGACGCTCAGGCCATCGTCATCGAGGACAAGGAAGTGGGAGCCCGTGTCAGGCGATATCTCCCTTACTGGGCCTCTCCTCAACCGCCAGAGGAAGTGGTTGTTTGA
- a CDS encoding GIY-YIG nuclease family protein codes for MNSGDQFIWGLGFPEWREVTGRPSVADLFPVSARCGLYVLGFANGERYVGQAVDVVRRYTGHRKVHDDITHLSFREVPKAELDEQERRSIHALEAQGLRLRNVVHMSVVQGERDLDLVVSPQEQEHWLTGDVTGLHDAEQGIRDDALQARYHRRFERFMRQPRAQDALFVLGLYLQSVIPFPRRTELTFWAATCLPDTGAPEGSVLLCRVSLNMQEVFSLYGHTGDDENELWAEFHLARSPFQEAFGDDWQAQLQARGWNIDEHQYNPGGQDQFRLTAYGLEDLETLLLDSGYSGAMALINLRLMRLGATFYSKYHCLDLVDAALKTLEDRRGELPTMERSMNDAGIPGLLHIGNQVAPAGFEPSSWTVTASLEPEVVAHLTDPAQEYPVRFESARTGGGSITTFARFLTDDPQPQYHLYLKSLLDED; via the coding sequence ATGAACTCGGGCGATCAGTTCATCTGGGGTCTCGGCTTTCCGGAATGGCGGGAAGTGACCGGCCGGCCTTCGGTCGCCGACCTGTTTCCGGTCTCTGCACGCTGTGGTCTCTACGTGCTCGGCTTCGCGAACGGCGAGCGGTACGTGGGGCAGGCGGTCGACGTCGTGCGGCGCTACACGGGCCACCGCAAGGTGCATGACGACATCACGCACCTGAGCTTCCGTGAAGTGCCGAAGGCAGAACTGGACGAGCAGGAGCGGCGCAGCATCCACGCTCTGGAAGCCCAGGGCCTACGCCTGCGCAACGTCGTACACATGAGTGTGGTGCAGGGGGAACGCGACCTCGACTTGGTGGTCAGCCCACAGGAACAGGAGCATTGGCTGACCGGAGACGTAACCGGCCTCCACGACGCCGAACAGGGCATTCGGGATGACGCGCTCCAGGCCAGGTATCACCGCCGGTTCGAGCGGTTCATGAGACAACCCCGGGCACAGGACGCCCTGTTCGTGCTCGGTCTGTATCTCCAGTCCGTGATTCCCTTCCCCCGGCGGACCGAGCTGACCTTCTGGGCCGCGACCTGCCTGCCGGACACGGGCGCGCCGGAAGGCAGCGTCTTGCTGTGCCGCGTGAGCCTGAACATGCAGGAGGTCTTCAGCCTCTATGGGCACACCGGGGACGACGAGAACGAGCTATGGGCAGAGTTCCACCTGGCCCGCAGTCCGTTTCAGGAAGCGTTCGGAGACGACTGGCAGGCGCAACTGCAGGCACGCGGTTGGAACATCGATGAGCACCAGTACAACCCAGGCGGTCAGGATCAGTTCCGCCTGACCGCGTATGGATTAGAGGACCTCGAAACGTTGCTGCTGGACAGCGGATACTCAGGCGCGATGGCCCTGATCAACTTGCGACTGATGCGTTTGGGGGCGACCTTTTACAGCAAGTACCACTGCCTCGACCTCGTGGACGCGGCCCTGAAGACTTTGGAGGATCGGCGAGGCGAACTGCCGACAATGGAGCGGAGTATGAATGACGCGGGCATACCGGGACTGCTGCACATCGGAAATCAGGTGGCTCCGGCGGGCTTCGAGCCGTCGAGCTGGACGGTCACGGCCTCGCTGGAACCCGAAGTGGTCGCCCACCTGACTGACCCGGCGCAGGAGTACCCTGTGCGCTTCGAGTCGGCCCGTACTGGGGGCGGGAGTATCACCACCTTCGCCCGGTTCCTTACGGATGACCCGCAGCCGCAGTACCACCTATACCTCAAGTCCCTCCTGGACGAGGATTGA
- a CDS encoding type I restriction endonuclease subunit R, producing the protein MPTDTSEKALETILVDALTTRGWVPGDPHDYEREYAVDLAQLTAFLEATQPKLVEALDLRAASPTRHKFLSRLQGEITKRGVVHVLRHGVAHGAHHVDLFYGTPTPGNAKAAALHTLNHFSVTRQLRYSRSETALALDVGLFVNGLPVATMELKNSLTKQTVADAVEQYRRDRDPRELLFAMGRCVAHFAVDDAEVRFCTELKGKASWFLPFDRGWQEGAGNPPNPNGLKTAYFWEEILTPASLTDILENYAQVVEEEHPKTKKKKRRQIFPRYHQLDVVRKLLVDARERGAGQRYLIQHSAGSGKSNSIAWLAHQLVGLEQAGQAVFDSVVVVTDRRILDKQIRDTIRQFAQVGATVGHATHSGELRQFLESGKKIIITTVQKFPFILDEIEGMGKGRTFAILIDEAHSSQSGRSAAAMNEALAGSDDANDQELEPEDLINSVLECRMKARKMLGNASYFAFTATPKNKTLETFGRAAPAGEKVPHLPFHLYSMKQAIQEGFIQDVLRAYTPVESYYRLVKTVDADPEFDTKKAQKKLRAYVEGHEHAIRLKAEIMVDHFHEQVLAIQKVGGQARAMIVTGSVARALDYFHAVKAYLEQRKSPYKAIVAFSGEPEYKGIKVTEASLNGFASNDIPDKIQEEPYRFLICADKFQTGYDEPLLHTMYVDKPLSGIKAVQTLSRLNRAHPQKHDVFVLDFQNSTEVIRQSFDAYYRATLLSDETDPNRLHDLKSDLDSAQVYSPGQVENLVELYLAGADRDRLDPILDVCVATYNDLDEDAQVAFKGGAKTFVRTYSFLAALVPYTTAAWEQLSIFLTFLIPKLPAPKEEDLAQGILDSIDMESYRVEKQTVTKIQLTDADAELDPVPVMAGGATPDPELERLSNIVKIFNDQFGNIAWTDADRLHKLITEEIPDLVARDAAYQNALKNSDRQNARIEHDRALMRVLIGLMRDNTELFKQYSDNGSFQRWMQDTVFDLTYREGQQPGR; encoded by the coding sequence ATGCCCACCGACACGTCCGAAAAGGCCCTGGAAACCATCCTCGTCGACGCCCTGACCACGCGGGGATGGGTGCCAGGTGATCCGCACGATTACGAGCGCGAGTACGCAGTGGACTTGGCGCAGCTCACGGCTTTCCTGGAAGCGACGCAGCCGAAGCTGGTCGAGGCGCTGGATCTGCGCGCGGCGTCCCCGACGCGCCACAAGTTTCTCTCGCGCCTTCAAGGCGAGATCACGAAACGCGGTGTGGTGCACGTGCTGCGGCATGGAGTGGCTCATGGCGCGCACCACGTTGACCTGTTCTACGGCACGCCCACGCCCGGCAACGCCAAGGCGGCGGCGCTGCACACCCTGAACCACTTCAGCGTCACCCGTCAACTGCGGTACAGCCGCAGCGAGACGGCCTTGGCCCTGGATGTGGGGCTGTTCGTCAACGGTCTGCCGGTCGCTACGATGGAGCTGAAAAACAGCCTGACGAAACAGACGGTCGCCGACGCCGTGGAGCAGTACCGACGTGACCGCGATCCTCGCGAACTGCTGTTCGCCATGGGCCGCTGCGTGGCGCATTTCGCGGTAGACGACGCCGAGGTGCGTTTTTGCACGGAGCTGAAGGGCAAGGCCTCCTGGTTCCTGCCCTTCGATCGAGGCTGGCAAGAGGGGGCAGGCAATCCCCCGAATCCGAACGGTCTTAAGACTGCGTACTTCTGGGAAGAGATTCTGACCCCGGCCAGCCTCACGGACATTCTCGAGAATTACGCGCAGGTCGTCGAAGAAGAGCACCCGAAAACCAAGAAGAAGAAGCGCCGTCAGATCTTTCCCCGTTACCACCAGTTGGACGTGGTGCGCAAGCTGCTTGTGGACGCGCGGGAGCGGGGCGCAGGTCAGCGCTATCTCATCCAGCACTCGGCCGGCAGCGGAAAATCAAATTCCATCGCATGGTTGGCGCACCAGTTGGTCGGGCTGGAACAGGCGGGGCAGGCCGTCTTCGATTCGGTGGTGGTGGTGACGGACCGCCGCATTCTGGACAAACAGATTCGGGACACCATCCGGCAATTCGCGCAAGTCGGGGCGACGGTGGGGCACGCCACGCATTCCGGCGAACTGCGGCAGTTTCTGGAAAGCGGAAAGAAGATCATCATCACCACCGTGCAGAAATTTCCGTTCATCCTCGATGAGATTGAGGGGATGGGCAAGGGCCGGACATTCGCGATTCTGATCGATGAGGCACATTCCAGTCAGAGTGGTCGCAGCGCCGCCGCGATGAACGAAGCGCTGGCCGGCAGCGATGACGCGAACGATCAGGAGCTAGAGCCTGAGGACTTGATCAACAGCGTTCTGGAGTGCCGTATGAAAGCCCGCAAGATGCTCGGAAACGCCTCTTATTTCGCGTTCACGGCCACGCCGAAAAACAAAACCCTGGAAACCTTCGGGCGGGCTGCCCCGGCGGGTGAGAAGGTGCCCCACCTACCGTTCCACCTCTACAGCATGAAGCAGGCCATTCAGGAAGGCTTCATCCAAGACGTGCTCCGGGCCTATACGCCCGTCGAGAGTTACTACCGTCTGGTCAAGACCGTGGACGCAGACCCGGAGTTCGATACGAAGAAGGCCCAGAAGAAGCTGCGGGCATACGTAGAAGGTCATGAGCACGCCATCCGTCTCAAGGCGGAAATCATGGTCGACCATTTCCACGAGCAGGTGCTGGCAATCCAGAAGGTAGGCGGTCAGGCCCGGGCCATGATCGTCACTGGCAGCGTCGCCCGGGCACTCGACTATTTTCATGCCGTCAAGGCTTATCTGGAGCAGCGCAAGAGCCCCTATAAGGCCATCGTGGCGTTCTCCGGAGAACCCGAGTACAAGGGAATCAAAGTCACCGAGGCCAGCCTCAACGGGTTCGCCTCGAACGACATCCCCGACAAGATCCAGGAAGAGCCCTACCGCTTCCTGATCTGCGCGGACAAGTTCCAGACCGGGTACGACGAGCCTCTGCTGCACACCATGTACGTGGACAAGCCCCTCTCGGGAATTAAAGCGGTGCAGACCCTGTCCCGCTTGAACCGGGCGCATCCGCAAAAGCACGACGTCTTCGTTTTGGACTTTCAGAACAGCACAGAGGTGATCCGACAGTCTTTCGATGCGTACTACCGCGCGACCCTGCTGAGCGACGAGACCGACCCCAACAGACTTCATGACCTCAAAAGCGATCTGGACAGTGCACAGGTGTACTCGCCGGGTCAGGTCGAGAACCTGGTCGAGCTGTATCTGGCCGGTGCCGACCGCGACCGTCTGGACCCCATCCTGGACGTCTGCGTGGCCACATACAACGACCTCGACGAGGACGCGCAGGTGGCCTTCAAAGGCGGCGCCAAGACATTCGTGCGGACGTACAGTTTCCTGGCGGCCCTGGTCCCGTATACGACCGCCGCGTGGGAACAGCTGTCCATCTTCCTGACCTTCCTGATCCCCAAGCTGCCCGCACCCAAAGAGGAGGACTTGGCGCAGGGCATCCTCGACAGTATCGACATGGAGAGCTACCGCGTGGAGAAGCAGACCGTCACGAAGATTCAGCTTACAGATGCGGACGCCGAGCTCGATCCTGTGCCCGTCATGGCGGGTGGGGCGACTCCGGATCCGGAACTGGAACGGCTCTCGAACATCGTGAAGATTTTCAACGACCAGTTCGGCAACATCGCGTGGACCGACGCTGACCGCCTGCACAAACTCATCACCGAGGAGATTCCCGACCTAGTGGCCCGTGACGCGGCGTATCAGAATGCTCTGAAGAACTCCGACCGGCAGAACGCCCGGATTGAGCACGACCGCGCCCTGATGCGGGTCCTGATCGGGCTGATGCGGGATAACACCGAGCTGTTCAAGCAGTACTCCGACAACGGCAGTTTCCAGCGTTGGATGCAGGACACCGTCTTCGACCTGACATACCGCGAGGGCCAGCAGCCGGGCCGCTGA
- a CDS encoding ABC transporter substrate-binding protein encodes MKRLCFAALSLALATPALADKVVNIGYSGPLSGGAAFYGKDVQSGIEMAIGDINKAGGVTVGGEKVTFKLVSLDDRYLPNETATNVRRLTSQGIDVIFVPHSGGILTVQPMTGRDPSFLLVAYSSEPKILEANNPLTFMLPPRYDNYLQPFVATQMKAFGKKLGMVGTTSAYGKQWAEAVTGEWKKQGGTVGANNGVDYATTVDYSSAVTKALAEKPDVLFVGGPSQPTALVIKAAREQGFKGGFIVMDQAKFEQMDTQIPRNYLDGSVGVLPTREFPGTQAFVAQYQRAYKKIPTSEAGLNYMGMNVVAKAMELAGKTDDPVAIRAQLNAAAKALPQSKTVYKMLGVTAGGHADAEFLVASVKDGKYTRLRVTKVYK; translated from the coding sequence ATGAAACGACTGTGTTTCGCTGCGCTTTCCCTGGCCCTCGCCACTCCCGCCCTGGCCGACAAGGTGGTCAACATCGGTTATAGCGGCCCCCTCTCGGGCGGCGCGGCCTTCTACGGCAAGGACGTCCAGAGCGGCATCGAGATGGCGATTGGCGACATCAACAAGGCCGGCGGCGTCACCGTGGGCGGCGAGAAGGTCACCTTCAAGCTCGTGTCGCTCGACGACCGCTACCTGCCCAACGAGACGGCCACCAACGTGCGCCGACTGACCTCGCAGGGCATTGACGTGATCTTCGTGCCGCACTCGGGGGGCATCCTGACGGTGCAGCCCATGACCGGCCGCGACCCGAGCTTCCTGCTCGTGGCGTATTCCAGCGAGCCCAAGATCCTGGAGGCCAACAACCCACTGACCTTCATGCTGCCGCCGCGCTACGACAACTACCTGCAACCCTTCGTGGCGACGCAGATGAAGGCCTTCGGCAAGAAGCTGGGTATGGTGGGCACCACGAGCGCCTACGGCAAGCAGTGGGCCGAGGCCGTGACCGGCGAGTGGAAAAAGCAGGGCGGCACGGTCGGCGCCAACAACGGCGTGGACTACGCGACCACCGTGGACTACTCCAGCGCCGTGACCAAGGCCCTGGCCGAGAAACCCGACGTGCTGTTCGTGGGCGGCCCGTCGCAGCCCACCGCGCTGGTGATCAAGGCGGCGCGCGAGCAGGGCTTCAAGGGCGGATTCATCGTGATGGACCAGGCCAAGTTCGAGCAGATGGACACCCAGATTCCGCGCAATTACCTCGACGGCAGCGTGGGCGTGCTGCCCACCCGCGAGTTCCCCGGCACGCAGGCCTTCGTAGCGCAGTACCAGCGCGCCTACAAGAAGATCCCGACCAGCGAGGCCGGCCTGAACTACATGGGCATGAACGTGGTCGCCAAGGCGATGGAACTCGCCGGCAAGACCGACGATCCCGTCGCCATCCGCGCGCAGCTCAACGCCGCCGCCAAGGCCCTGCCCCAGAGCAAGACCGTGTACAAGATGCTGGGCGTGACGGCCGGGGGCCACGCCGACGCCGAGTTCCTGGTCGCCAGCGTCAAGGACGGCAAGTACACCCGCCTGCGGGTCACGAAGGTCTACAAGTAA
- a CDS encoding branched-chain amino acid ABC transporter permease, whose translation MTTFLQQLFNALALGGVYALVALGLTLVYGVMRVPNFAHGGLYMLGAYLTYAALNGLGVGYVPALLLAALAVALLAALLERLIFFPLRNAPHVHPMIAALGVLFFLEAGVQLVWGPDFKQITEPVQGIVNLGGVTLTWQRLLVIAASLVVMLGLNFFLKRTLTGATIEAMAQNREGARLVGVNTARVGMLTFAISGALAAVAAALIAPINAVAPSMGEVMNLKVFAIIILGGMGSVPGAIVGALLLAFAEVFGGYYINLDFADVIGFALLVLVLAVRPQGLFRRAV comes from the coding sequence TTGACCACTTTCCTGCAACAACTGTTCAACGCGCTGGCCCTGGGCGGGGTCTACGCGCTCGTGGCGCTAGGCCTGACGCTGGTCTACGGCGTGATGCGCGTGCCCAACTTCGCGCACGGCGGGCTGTACATGCTCGGGGCCTACCTGACCTACGCGGCCCTGAACGGCCTGGGGGTGGGCTACGTGCCCGCGCTGCTGCTCGCGGCGCTGGCGGTGGCGCTGCTCGCCGCGCTGCTCGAACGCCTGATCTTCTTTCCGCTGCGCAACGCCCCGCACGTACACCCCATGATCGCCGCGCTGGGCGTGCTGTTCTTTCTGGAGGCGGGCGTGCAGCTCGTCTGGGGACCGGACTTCAAGCAGATCACCGAGCCGGTGCAGGGCATCGTGAATCTGGGCGGCGTCACCCTGACCTGGCAGCGCCTGCTGGTGATCGCCGCGAGCCTGGTCGTCATGCTGGGCCTGAACTTCTTCCTCAAACGCACGCTGACGGGCGCCACCATCGAGGCGATGGCGCAGAACCGTGAGGGCGCGCGGCTGGTGGGGGTCAACACGGCGCGGGTGGGCATGCTCACCTTCGCCATCTCGGGGGCGCTCGCGGCGGTCGCGGCGGCCCTCATCGCGCCCATCAACGCGGTCGCGCCGAGCATGGGCGAGGTCATGAACCTCAAGGTCTTCGCCATCATCATCCTGGGCGGCATGGGCAGCGTGCCGGGGGCCATCGTGGGGGCGCTGCTGCTGGCCTTCGCGGAGGTGTTCGGCGGCTACTACATCAACCTCGACTTCGCGGACGTGATCGGCTTCGCGCTGCTCGTGCTCGTGCTCGCCGTGCGGCCCCAGGGCCTGTTCCGGAGGGCCGTATGA
- a CDS encoding branched-chain amino acid ABC transporter permease, with translation MNRAGVWGWVAVFVLAALVPLLGPSGYVLDIGINVMIYAILAYGLNVLLGYTGLLSLAHAGFFGIGAYAVGILTLKAGWSFWLAWPAGVALCAVLGLLLGLVAFRTKGDAFSIFTLGVGVIIMLVINKWDALTGGNEGLNGINPPAGLEALAQGVGLRLSGGFYYLALVSLLLTVVAVARTRGSVFGRSLVAIRGGEDLARSAGIDVMAHKLRAMMLSTAIAGFAGGLYAVYVGFLGSAATGPVMTFTVLLYLLVGGLGTLVGPLLGPALMYTLTQSLKGLQDYQYVVFGPLLVLLVMFAPQGLAGLWAKLGGRRAAPAPTPEQAVDHA, from the coding sequence ATGAACCGCGCGGGCGTCTGGGGCTGGGTGGCCGTGTTCGTGCTGGCCGCGCTGGTGCCGCTGCTGGGGCCGTCGGGCTACGTGCTGGACATCGGCATCAACGTGATGATCTACGCCATTCTGGCCTACGGGCTGAACGTGCTGCTGGGCTACACGGGGCTGCTGTCGCTGGCCCACGCGGGCTTTTTCGGCATCGGGGCCTACGCGGTGGGCATCCTGACCCTCAAGGCGGGCTGGAGCTTCTGGCTGGCGTGGCCGGCCGGCGTCGCGCTGTGCGCCGTGCTGGGGCTGCTGCTGGGGCTGGTGGCCTTCCGGACCAAGGGCGACGCCTTTTCGATCTTCACGCTGGGCGTGGGGGTCATCATCATGCTCGTCATCAACAAGTGGGACGCGCTGACCGGCGGCAACGAGGGCCTCAACGGCATCAACCCGCCCGCCGGGCTGGAGGCGCTCGCGCAGGGCGTGGGCCTGCGGCTCTCGGGGGGCTTCTATTACCTCGCGCTGGTTTCGCTGCTGCTGACCGTCGTGGCGGTGGCGCGCACGCGGGGCAGCGTGTTCGGGCGCTCTCTGGTCGCCATCCGGGGCGGCGAGGACCTGGCGCGCTCGGCGGGCATCGACGTGATGGCCCACAAGCTGCGCGCCATGATGCTCTCGACCGCCATCGCGGGCTTCGCGGGCGGGCTGTACGCCGTGTACGTGGGCTTTCTGGGCTCGGCGGCGACGGGGCCGGTCATGACCTTCACCGTGCTGCTGTACCTGCTGGTGGGCGGGCTGGGCACGCTGGTCGGGCCCCTGCTGGGGCCGGCACTGATGTACACGCTGACCCAGAGCCTCAAGGGATTGCAGGACTACCAGTACGTCGTGTTCGGGCCGCTGCTCGTGCTGCTGGTGATGTTCGCGCCGCAGGGCCTCGCGGGCCTGTGGGCCAAGCTGGGTGGCCGCCGCGCCGCCCCCGCCCCGACCCCCGAACAGGCGGTGGACCATGCCTGA
- a CDS encoding ABC transporter ATP-binding protein translates to MPEPTNTTMPPTPMLEVDGLGIRFGGNHAVRDVSAALPAGQITAIIGPNGAGKSTFFNLISGFYVPTSGRIRFQGEDITRLKTHQVVGRGIARTFQTTTIYKELSVLDGVMIGHRVRTRAGLLDALLRTGRERRDEEGSRDGAMAALARVGLADQAARPAGALTQEGQKRVGIAMALASNPKLLLLDEPAAGMNPEETVRLMALIRDLVSGGLTVALVEHKMSLVMGLADHILVLHHGQKIAQGTPAQVSRDPAVIEAYLGGHAHGGQMGQATAPAAPTGAPHA, encoded by the coding sequence ATGCCTGAACCGACGAACACGACAATGCCGCCCACACCCATGCTGGAGGTGGACGGCCTGGGCATCCGCTTCGGGGGCAACCACGCGGTGCGCGACGTGAGCGCCGCGCTGCCCGCCGGGCAGATCACGGCCATCATCGGGCCGAACGGAGCGGGCAAGAGCACCTTCTTCAACCTGATCTCGGGCTTCTACGTGCCGACCTCAGGGCGCATCCGTTTTCAGGGCGAGGACATCACGCGCCTGAAGACCCATCAGGTCGTGGGGCGCGGCATCGCCCGCACCTTCCAGACGACCACCATCTACAAGGAACTCAGCGTGCTCGACGGCGTGATGATCGGGCACCGGGTCCGCACGCGCGCCGGGCTGCTCGACGCCCTGCTGCGCACCGGCCGCGAGCGCCGCGACGAGGAGGGCAGCCGCGACGGCGCGATGGCCGCCCTGGCGCGCGTGGGGCTCGCCGACCAGGCCGCGCGGCCTGCCGGGGCGCTGACGCAGGAGGGCCAGAAGCGGGTCGGGATCGCGATGGCGCTCGCCAGCAACCCGAAACTGCTGCTCCTCGACGAACCCGCCGCCGGCATGAATCCCGAGGAGACCGTGCGCCTGATGGCCCTGATCCGCGACCTCGTGTCGGGCGGGCTGACGGTGGCCCTCGTCGAGCACAAGATGAGCCTGGTGATGGGCTTGGCCGACCACATCCTGGTGCTGCACCACGGCCAGAAGATCGCCCAGGGCACGCCCGCGCAGGTCAGCCGCGACCCGGCGGTGATCGAGGCCTACCTGGGCGGCCACGCGCACGGCGGGCAGATGGGTCAGGCCACGGCCCCCGCCGCCCCCACAGGAGCCCCCCATGCTTGA
- a CDS encoding ABC transporter ATP-binding protein: MLEVRDLSVKYGHFTALHAVNLTVEPGEIVVLLGANGAGKSTLFRTLSGLQRPSGGAATWRGTPLTGGRPEFNVAHGVAQCPEGRLLFPELSVEKNLRLGAFVHRRDPAGTARELERVYELFPAMVDKRHAPAGSLSGGQQQMVAIGRALMARPDLLLLDEPSLGLAPLVVEQVFAALQRVNAGGVSVLLAEQNAFAALGIAHRGYVLEGGRVTLQGEQRMLMTDDRVRSAYLGV; encoded by the coding sequence ATGCTTGAAGTCCGCGACCTGAGCGTCAAGTACGGCCACTTCACGGCCCTACACGCGGTGAACCTGACAGTAGAGCCCGGCGAGATCGTGGTGCTGCTGGGGGCCAACGGGGCGGGCAAGAGCACCCTGTTCCGCACCCTGAGCGGCCTCCAGCGCCCCTCGGGCGGCGCGGCGACGTGGCGCGGCACCCCGCTGACCGGTGGCCGCCCCGAGTTCAACGTGGCGCACGGCGTTGCGCAGTGCCCCGAGGGCCGGCTGCTGTTCCCCGAGCTGAGCGTCGAGAAGAACCTGCGCCTGGGGGCCTTCGTGCACCGCCGCGACCCGGCCGGCACGGCGCGCGAGCTGGAGCGCGTGTACGAGCTGTTTCCCGCGATGGTGGACAAGCGCCACGCCCCGGCCGGCAGCCTCTCGGGCGGGCAGCAGCAGATGGTCGCCATCGGCCGCGCGCTGATGGCCCGCCCCGACCTCCTGCTCCTCGACGAGCCGTCGCTGGGGCTGGCGCCGCTGGTCGTCGAGCAGGTCTTCGCGGCGCTGCAACGGGTGAACGCCGGAGGCGTGAGCGTGCTGCTGGCCGAGCAGAACGCCTTCGCGGCGCTGGGCATCGCCCACCGGGGCTACGTGCTGGAGGGCGGACGCGTGACCCTTCAGGGCGAGCAACGGATGCTGATGACGGACGACCGGGTGCGCAGCGCGTATCTGGGGGTATAG